In one Candidatus Nitronereus thalassa genomic region, the following are encoded:
- a CDS encoding response regulator: protein MGSSGFTVLAVDDKQTNLEILSVILQSAGHQVVTAAGGAEAWEILQTQGHRFQVVLLDRIMPNMSGLEVLEKIKGDPSLKALPVIMQTSADATHEILEGIQAGAYYYLTKPYEKKILLEIVHAAIRDYNNYQSLQKEVQENARTWGFLQSGIFRFRTMVEARELAPLLANGCPEPGRAVLGLVELLANAVEHGNLGITYEEKSMLDEQGQVDAEIERRLALPENSNKYVEVAFSRREGSVEIIVTDQGAGFDWESYLTLDETRAFDSHGRGIAMAKIMSFDRLEYRGSGNQVVCTILNTPQPITSQELVTAPCDK from the coding sequence ATGGGTTCATCCGGATTCACAGTCCTGGCGGTTGATGACAAGCAAACTAATCTGGAAATTTTATCGGTGATTCTTCAGTCGGCTGGCCACCAGGTGGTGACCGCCGCGGGGGGTGCTGAGGCCTGGGAAATTCTTCAAACCCAAGGGCATCGCTTTCAAGTGGTATTGCTGGATCGGATCATGCCCAATATGAGTGGCCTGGAAGTGTTAGAAAAAATAAAAGGGGATCCAAGTCTGAAGGCCCTTCCGGTCATTATGCAAACCAGTGCAGACGCGACACATGAAATTTTAGAAGGGATTCAGGCCGGGGCGTATTACTATCTAACCAAGCCCTATGAGAAGAAAATTTTATTAGAGATCGTTCATGCCGCGATTCGAGACTACAATAATTACCAATCGTTGCAAAAAGAAGTGCAGGAAAATGCCCGGACGTGGGGTTTTCTGCAGTCGGGAATTTTTCGATTTCGTACCATGGTTGAGGCACGCGAACTCGCGCCTCTGTTGGCCAATGGTTGTCCCGAACCCGGTCGGGCCGTCTTAGGATTGGTAGAGTTGCTGGCCAATGCCGTTGAGCATGGAAATTTAGGGATTACATACGAAGAAAAATCCATGCTTGATGAGCAAGGTCAGGTTGATGCGGAAATCGAGCGTCGATTAGCCTTGCCAGAAAATTCGAATAAATATGTCGAAGTCGCCTTTTCACGCCGTGAAGGTTCTGTAGAAATTATCGTGACGGATCAGGGCGCTGGCTTTGATTGGGAGTCGTATCTCACGTTGGATGAAACCCGCGCATTCGATAGTCATGGACGTGGGATCGCCATGGCGAAAATCATGAGCTTCGATCGGCTTGAGTATCGAGGTTCAGGCAATCAAGTCGTGTGTACGATCCTTAATACACCACAACCGATCACTTCTCAGGAACTTGTCACCGCTCCCTGTGACAAATAA
- a CDS encoding SulP family inorganic anion transporter, which translates to MEIPKGNFAGFRANLRSDLLSGFLVFLIALPLCLGISLACGYPAISGIFTAIIGGLLATFFSNSELTIKGPAAGLIVIALGCVTEFGFTGGKDPAADYQAYRLALGVGVAAGILQILLGVFRSGILGEFFPTTAIHGLLAAIGVIIIAKQFPIMLGLHPDGKPLELLANIPTFVLSMNPKIGLIGILSLLIMFGYAVIRNPRLKVIPAPMIVLIVAVPLGLFLEIGKEGTYTFLDHTYSLGEKFFVDVPLNMFTAITFPDFSGLTTVIGIKYVMMFAIIGSLESLLSAKAIDGIDPWGRKTDMDRDLLAVGLGNTVAAFIGGLPMISEIVRSKANIDNGAQTRFANFFHGLFLLVFVALIPGLINQIPLAALGALLVFTGFRLASPKEFVHMYYLGKDQFIIFMSTVIGVLATDLLVGIGIGIGVKVIIHLYNGTPIHSFFKLNAEVTREDEHSATIVIRGAAVFSTWIPLRKYLHRYLQEGKNVTLNFSDTRLVDHTVMSKLYEWIMEFEEKNCELFVRGLAEHEAMADSIVAAHVKRKTRE; encoded by the coding sequence ATGGAAATTCCTAAAGGAAATTTTGCAGGGTTTCGAGCCAATCTCAGGTCTGATCTCTTATCAGGCTTTCTCGTGTTTCTCATCGCCCTGCCATTATGTTTAGGGATTTCATTGGCTTGCGGGTATCCGGCGATTTCCGGAATTTTTACGGCCATCATTGGCGGTCTGTTGGCCACGTTCTTTAGTAATTCTGAACTCACCATTAAAGGTCCTGCGGCAGGACTCATTGTGATTGCCCTCGGTTGCGTCACGGAATTTGGTTTTACCGGTGGGAAAGATCCTGCTGCGGATTATCAAGCCTATCGGTTGGCGCTTGGTGTTGGGGTGGCTGCGGGAATTCTTCAAATTTTGCTTGGGGTATTTCGGTCAGGGATCCTCGGTGAGTTTTTCCCGACTACAGCGATTCATGGTTTGTTGGCTGCGATAGGGGTTATCATCATTGCCAAGCAGTTTCCCATCATGCTCGGACTTCATCCCGACGGAAAACCGCTAGAATTACTTGCCAATATACCTACCTTTGTTTTGAGCATGAATCCGAAAATCGGATTGATTGGGATCTTGAGCCTTCTTATCATGTTTGGATATGCGGTCATCCGCAATCCCCGGTTGAAAGTCATTCCGGCCCCCATGATTGTGTTGATCGTCGCGGTTCCCCTAGGTCTGTTTTTGGAAATTGGGAAAGAGGGAACGTACACCTTTCTAGACCATACCTATAGCTTGGGCGAAAAATTTTTTGTGGATGTTCCCTTGAACATGTTTACGGCCATCACCTTCCCTGATTTTTCCGGGTTAACGACGGTGATCGGGATTAAGTATGTGATGATGTTTGCGATCATTGGAAGCCTGGAATCGTTATTGAGTGCGAAGGCGATTGATGGGATCGATCCTTGGGGACGGAAGACAGATATGGATCGGGACCTACTCGCCGTGGGTCTTGGGAATACAGTGGCAGCGTTTATTGGCGGGTTGCCTATGATTTCGGAAATCGTCAGAAGTAAGGCGAATATCGACAATGGGGCACAGACACGATTTGCCAATTTTTTTCATGGGCTGTTTTTATTGGTGTTTGTGGCCTTGATTCCTGGGTTGATTAATCAGATACCCTTGGCAGCCTTAGGGGCATTGCTGGTCTTTACCGGATTCCGGTTGGCTTCTCCCAAAGAGTTTGTTCATATGTATTATTTAGGTAAAGACCAATTCATTATTTTTATGTCGACGGTGATAGGTGTACTTGCGACCGATCTTCTGGTAGGCATCGGAATTGGCATTGGCGTAAAAGTGATAATCCATCTTTACAATGGAACACCTATTCATTCCTTTTTCAAATTGAATGCGGAGGTCACTCGGGAAGATGAACATTCAGCTACCATCGTCATTCGGGGAGCCGCGGTTTTCAGTACCTGGATTCCTTTACGTAAATATCTCCATCGCTATCTTCAAGAAGGGAAAAATGTCACCTTAAATTTTTCCGATACCCGATTGGTCGATCACACGGTCATGTCCAAGCTCTATGAATGGATTATGGAATTCGAGGAAAAAAATTGTGAACTCTTTGTTCGAGGGTTAGCCGAGCATGAAGCCATGGCTGACTCGATTGTAGCTGCTCATGTGAAGCGGAAAACAAGAGAATGA
- a CDS encoding Hsp20/alpha crystallin family protein, protein MELKQMLTPWNWFKKEEETKPVPVHITKEGRDYPIDRLHHEMNQLFDSFFRGFPLSPFSGGLKESWQGVMRPNVDISEGSKHYTITVEVPGVQEKDMELTIADGTLTVRGEKRHEQETHESQYHRVERSYGAFQRVISLPDNANEQEVKAQFKQGVLTITVGKTSQAKSGGRKIVINE, encoded by the coding sequence ATGGAACTGAAACAAATGTTGACACCGTGGAATTGGTTTAAAAAAGAGGAAGAAACGAAACCCGTTCCAGTTCATATCACAAAGGAAGGGAGGGATTATCCTATTGATCGGTTACATCATGAGATGAATCAGCTTTTCGATAGTTTTTTTCGTGGGTTTCCCCTTTCTCCCTTTTCAGGAGGCTTGAAGGAATCCTGGCAGGGTGTGATGCGGCCTAACGTAGACATATCCGAAGGGAGCAAGCACTATACGATCACCGTGGAAGTTCCAGGGGTTCAAGAGAAGGATATGGAACTGACGATTGCTGATGGCACGCTCACTGTTCGTGGAGAAAAGCGGCATGAGCAGGAAACTCATGAAAGCCAATACCATCGAGTCGAACGTTCGTATGGAGCGTTTCAACGAGTCATTTCCTTACCCGACAATGCCAATGAGCAGGAGGTGAAAGCTCAGTTCAAACAGGGAGTGTTGACGATTACCGTGGGGAAGACGAGTCAGGCTAAATCCGGAGGAAGGAAGATTGTCATCAATGAATAA
- a CDS encoding Hsp20/alpha crystallin family protein: protein MPMQVDRLLRDLHRVLENSSAGSHANQTAGVYPLMNVSQDGENFYVRSEIPGVKLENLDVSVTGRSLTVAGERKFEAETSNARFHRRERPTGKFRRQFNLPTDLDTEKVQAQYRHGILMLVLPKAEGAKPRKVSISG, encoded by the coding sequence ATGCCAATGCAAGTGGATCGCCTGTTGCGTGACTTACATCGTGTGCTCGAAAATTCTTCTGCAGGATCGCATGCCAATCAAACGGCAGGAGTCTATCCGCTCATGAATGTTTCCCAAGATGGAGAGAATTTTTATGTCCGATCTGAAATACCTGGAGTTAAACTAGAAAACTTGGACGTCTCTGTGACGGGACGAAGTTTGACGGTCGCGGGAGAGCGGAAATTCGAGGCAGAAACTTCCAATGCGCGCTTCCATCGGAGGGAAAGGCCGACAGGAAAATTTCGGCGGCAATTCAATCTTCCTACTGATTTGGATACTGAGAAAGTGCAAGCTCAATATCGACATGGAATTTTAATGCTCGTGCTTCCCAAAGCCGAGGGTGCGAAACCTAGAAAAGTATCTATTAGTGGATGA
- a CDS encoding DegQ family serine endoprotease: MRIQSSVAQIIKKFSIIGIVGAIGVSLGLGMSPILFPPAEATQASEVQAGPAPLVKPASFSFSSTSDSILSFNKHLISISKKVKPAVVNISIIGTKPQGFQQFPSPFFDDPLFRRFFGERFKQEQPQVPKRQQQGMGSGVIVSPDGYIVTNNHVVESGDEIQVLLGDKRKFEAKLIGTDPKTDLAILKIDVDDLPFLSWGDSSKLEVGEMVVAVGNPFGLSQTVTMGIISAVGRANVGIVDYEDFIQTDAAINPGNSGGALVNLQGDLVGINTAIFSRSGGYMGIGFAIPSNMAKSVTQSLKDHGKVVRGWLGVSIQDLTPELVEQFEAPDTKGALVADVVEDGPANEAKFQRGDIIRKYDGRIVENSNKLRTFVAETAPNTKVKIVVFRDGEEKTLIVKIGELPKDLANLESVETMGEDHALSGLSVESVGTGPFSREEGVRVIRVARDSRAAYAGIRKDDIILEINRKIIEDVEDFNQMVKQLKGDESVLVLLKRGNATIFLTIGKR, from the coding sequence ATGCGAATTCAATCGTCTGTCGCACAAATCATAAAAAAGTTCTCTATTATTGGAATTGTCGGCGCGATTGGTGTCAGTCTAGGTCTGGGTATGAGTCCGATTTTATTCCCCCCAGCTGAAGCAACGCAGGCATCAGAAGTGCAAGCTGGTCCAGCGCCTTTGGTTAAGCCAGCCAGTTTCTCTTTTTCCTCTACAAGCGATAGCATTCTCAGTTTCAACAAGCATCTGATTTCGATTTCGAAAAAAGTGAAGCCGGCTGTTGTCAATATCTCTATCATTGGAACGAAGCCACAAGGTTTTCAGCAATTTCCCTCACCGTTTTTTGATGATCCCCTCTTTCGTCGGTTTTTTGGGGAAAGGTTTAAACAAGAACAACCCCAGGTGCCCAAACGACAACAGCAGGGTATGGGATCGGGTGTGATTGTGAGTCCTGATGGTTACATCGTAACGAACAACCACGTGGTCGAATCTGGTGATGAAATTCAAGTGCTTTTGGGTGATAAACGAAAGTTCGAAGCGAAATTGATTGGCACTGACCCCAAAACCGATCTCGCCATTTTAAAAATTGATGTGGACGATTTGCCTTTTCTCTCTTGGGGCGATTCCAGCAAACTTGAAGTAGGCGAAATGGTTGTGGCTGTGGGCAACCCGTTTGGTTTGAGCCAGACGGTCACGATGGGAATTATTAGTGCGGTGGGACGGGCCAATGTTGGGATCGTAGATTACGAAGATTTTATTCAAACCGATGCCGCCATCAACCCAGGAAATTCAGGGGGAGCTTTGGTGAATTTGCAGGGCGACCTTGTCGGAATCAATACCGCCATATTTAGTCGAAGTGGTGGGTACATGGGAATTGGGTTTGCCATCCCCAGCAACATGGCCAAAAGCGTGACACAAAGTTTGAAAGACCATGGGAAAGTCGTGCGTGGATGGCTGGGTGTGTCGATTCAAGACCTCACGCCGGAACTGGTGGAACAGTTTGAGGCCCCAGATACAAAAGGGGCATTGGTGGCCGATGTTGTTGAAGATGGTCCTGCCAATGAGGCGAAGTTTCAACGCGGAGATATTATTCGAAAATATGATGGAAGAATTGTTGAAAACTCAAATAAATTGCGAACGTTTGTCGCTGAGACCGCTCCAAATACAAAGGTGAAAATTGTTGTTTTCCGTGATGGCGAGGAAAAGACCTTGATCGTGAAAATTGGAGAGTTGCCTAAGGATTTAGCGAATCTTGAATCAGTAGAAACCATGGGCGAAGATCATGCGTTATCTGGATTGTCAGTGGAATCTGTGGGGACTGGACCATTTTCTCGGGAAGAGGGTGTACGTGTGATTAGGGTGGCTCGAGATAGCCGAGCGGCCTACGCTGGCATCCGAAAGGACGATATTATTTTGGAGATCAATCGAAAAATAATTGAAGATGTGGAAGATTTCAATCAAATGGTAAAACAGTTAAAGGGCGACGAGTCGGTCCTGGTGCTTTTGAAAAGAGGGAATGCGACCATCTTCTTGACCATAGGGAAGAGATAA
- a CDS encoding Hsp20/alpha crystallin family protein has translation MTTRILTPFETQVDRLFSDAVRSLGAQAREYAPACNVWEDMDHFGVELALPGWKSNEVTIEAENGFVTVEGKKQEQVAEENKEEKSYHVREIQSGSFSRSFRLPTNLEWDQANASFADGVLTIAFPKRADAKPRRIAIQ, from the coding sequence ATGACGACACGAATTTTAACCCCCTTTGAAACGCAAGTTGATCGGCTTTTTAGCGATGCGGTGCGGTCATTAGGTGCCCAGGCAAGAGAATATGCGCCAGCTTGCAATGTCTGGGAAGACATGGATCATTTTGGCGTCGAGCTTGCCCTGCCGGGTTGGAAATCCAATGAAGTCACGATTGAAGCTGAAAACGGCTTTGTGACGGTAGAAGGCAAGAAACAAGAACAGGTGGCGGAAGAAAATAAAGAGGAAAAATCTTACCATGTACGGGAGATACAGTCTGGGTCATTTTCCCGATCTTTTCGGTTGCCCACCAATTTGGAATGGGATCAGGCGAATGCTTCTTTTGCCGACGGAGTGTTGACGATCGCATTCCCCAAGAGAGCAGACGCGAAGCCCCGCCGAATCGCCATTCAATAA
- a CDS encoding thioredoxin family protein, with amino-acid sequence MIPEISDKEFDNKIGQFGIPILIEFWKPGCSHCQSLLKELEGLQEETRNRLAIFKMNVEENHLIPGDLEIHSLPALALFVKGEFQRFIGGIGRKAEIRAQLSLWLDPNEPEG; translated from the coding sequence ATGATACCCGAGATTTCTGACAAAGAGTTTGACAATAAAATCGGACAATTCGGGATTCCGATCCTTATCGAATTTTGGAAACCCGGGTGTTCACACTGCCAGTCATTGCTGAAAGAGTTAGAAGGCCTACAAGAGGAAACACGAAACCGGTTGGCGATTTTCAAAATGAATGTTGAGGAAAATCACCTTATCCCTGGAGACCTGGAAATTCACTCACTCCCGGCCTTGGCACTTTTTGTAAAAGGAGAATTTCAACGGTTTATTGGAGGAATAGGCAGAAAGGCGGAAATACGAGCGCAGCTCTCCCTATGGTTAGATCCGAACGAACCGGAAGGTTAA
- a CDS encoding Hsp20/alpha crystallin family protein, whose product MTLDTQEIQAREKQAIKTPSEPTTTGPVFSPSVDIFEDDQVLTLVADMPGVPKENLTIDLRDDVLTVTGSPSVSMPNEETLILQEFEIGKYFRQFTLSEVINQEKIEAKLSNGVLRLILPKVGPAQPKKIQVKEG is encoded by the coding sequence GTGACTTTAGATACTCAAGAAATCCAGGCCCGTGAGAAGCAGGCCATCAAGACTCCGTCGGAACCAACCACCACAGGACCCGTTTTTTCCCCTTCCGTGGATATTTTTGAAGACGATCAGGTCCTGACGCTTGTCGCGGATATGCCTGGAGTCCCAAAAGAAAATTTAACCATTGATTTGCGAGATGATGTTTTGACTGTCACAGGGAGCCCTTCTGTCTCCATGCCAAATGAGGAAACTCTTATTTTACAAGAATTTGAAATAGGAAAATATTTTCGGCAATTTACCCTGTCCGAGGTGATTAATCAGGAAAAGATTGAAGCGAAGCTTTCTAATGGGGTGTTGCGGTTGATACTTCCAAAAGTGGGCCCTGCTCAACCCAAGAAAATTCAAGTTAAAGAAGGATAA